The following are encoded together in the Salvia hispanica cultivar TCC Black 2014 chromosome 6, UniMelb_Shisp_WGS_1.0, whole genome shotgun sequence genome:
- the LOC125195934 gene encoding alpha/beta hydrolase domain-containing protein 17C-like, with the protein MGNVTSNVAAKFAFFPPEPPTYDVYSDEVEGKLVMSGLSPEKNVDVHLLDTKGGNKIVATFWRHPAGRFTLLYSHGNAADLGQMLELFLELRAHLRVNIMSYDYSGYGASSGKPSELNTYYDIEAVYDCLKNEYGIKQEDVILYGQSVGSGPTLHLASRFPMLRGVVLHSAILSGIRVLYNVKVTFWFDIFKNIDKIRNVNCPVLVIHGTNDEIVDFSHGKRLWELAREKYDPLWVKGAGHCNIETFPEYIKHLRKFVNAMEKLSFSKRDKMQTDPSPASGELKTNKCLMFTKK; encoded by the exons atgggaaatgtgacatccaACGTGGCTGCAAAGTTCGCCTTTTTCCCGCCGGAGCCGCCGACGTACGACGTGTACAGCGATGAGGTGGAGGGGAAGCTGGTGATGAGCGGGCTTTCGCCGGAGAAGAACGTCGACGTGCATTTATTGGACACCAAGGGCGGGAATAAAATTGTCGCCACGTTTTGGAGGCACCCGGCGGGGAGGTTTACGCTGCTCTATTCTCACGGGAACGCCGCCGATTTGGGGCAGATGCTGGAGCTCTTTCTCGAGCTCAGAGCGCATCTACGTGTCAACATCATGAG CTATGATTATTCTGGATATGGAGCATCCTCTGGTAAG CCATCTGAATTAAACACATACTACGACATTGAGGCTGTCTATGACTGTTTGAAGAACGAGTATGGGATCAAGCAAGAGGATGTCATTCTATACGGCCAATCTGTTGGGAGTGGTCCCACATTACATCTTGCGTCTCGCTTTCCTATGTTGAGAGGTGTAGTTCTCCACAGTGCTATTCTTTCGGGGATACGTGTTCTTTATAATGTAAAGGTCACATTCTGGTTCGACATTTTCAAA AACATAGACAAGATAAGGAATGTCAACTGCCCTGTTCTAGTAATACAT GGTACAAATGATGAGATTGTTGACTTCTCACACGGCAAGCGACTATGGGAGCTTGCCAGGGAGAAATACGATCCGTTGTGGGTGAAAGGTGCAGGCCACTGCAATATAGAAACATTTCCTGAGTACATCAAACATTTGAGGAAATTCGTAAATGCAATGGAAAAACTTTCCTTCTCCAAAAGAGACAAGATGCAAACTGATCCCAGCCCAGCCTCGGGAGAattaaaaaccaacaaatgCTTGATGTTTACAAAAAAATAG